Proteins co-encoded in one Oncorhynchus masou masou isolate Uvic2021 chromosome 22, UVic_Omas_1.1, whole genome shotgun sequence genomic window:
- the rassf9 gene encoding ras association domain-containing protein 9, with the protein MAPFGKNFLKARLKNRAKDKDDKETVLGKEIQVSVCDEEKVVCGVTKHTTCADIVQALLDDHKTIPENKKILHGDPKDFCLLERWKGFERALPPLTRILRLWNAWGDQRPFIQFTLVKASDFVPQAGCKKGAKLKGAKGAKRWEQGPAQYSQSLPVERQKRMVKKAFRKLEKIHKEKRVVGSSPGSEEIDRMVQLLIQQDHTIRHQIQRMRELDCEMERFETELQGGQQDTELLHEGFSSLSPISFPHSHNQNLDSQPGVSEQELLQECVYTSDGVAQLEMQLLRHEELIAQLSQDIDVELTRAMLTLPEVPDKDTQLQGAAAGVTSDPDLSWETAELERLQAELRLSLRTGVSLHIQTAQLEKELKGYESTLFSKDQDCWQLASQLSTLQVGDSVQETPRLGTMKCPAPCIVPQAVRLKHSLSPTDVTDTDSDTGISSTHSQDSLSPCLDMILPPLDTDV; encoded by the exons ATGGCTCCATTCGGGAAGAACTTTCTGAAAGCGCGTTTAAAAAACAG AGCAAAGGACAAAGATGACAAGGAAACTGTACTAGGGAAGGAGATccaggtgtctgtgtgtgatgaGGAGAAAGTGGTATGCGGTGTTACCAAACACACAACGTGTGCTGACATAGTGCAGGCCTTGCTGGACGACCACAAGACCATACCTGAGAACAAGAAAATTCTGCATGGCGACCCTAAAGACTTCTGCCTGCTCGAGCGCTGGAAAGGCTTTGAGAGGGCTCTGCCCCCATTAACCCGCATCCTCAGGCTATGGAACGCCTGGGGAGACCAGCGACCGTTCATCCAGTTCACCCTGGTCAAGGCCAGCGATTTTGTACCCCAAGCAGGCTGCAAGAAGGGGGCCAAATTGAAGGGGGCTAAGGGGGCTAAGAGATGGGAGCAAGGCCCGGCCCAGTACTCCCAGTCACTGCCAGTGGAGAGGCAGAAACGGATGGTGAAGAAGGCCTTCAGGAAGCTGGAGAAGATCCATAAGGAGAAGAGGGTAGTGGGATCTtctccgggcagcgaggagataGACAGGATGGTTCAGCTGCTTATCCAACAGGACCACACCATCCGGCATCAGATCCAGAGGATGAGGGAGCTGGACTGTGAGATGGAACGCTTCGAGACGGAGCTGCAGGGAGGACAACAGGATACAGAGCTTCTCCATGAGGGATTCTCCTCACTCTCCCCGATCTCCTTCCCCCACAGCCACAACCAGAACCTGGACAGCCAGCCAGGGGTTTCAGAGCAGGAGCTGTTGCAGGAGTGTGTGTATACTAGTGACGGTGTGGCCCAGTTGGAGATGCAGCTGCTCAGGCACGAGGAGCTTATAGCCCAACTGTCCCAGGACATCGACGTAGAGCTGACGAGGGCCATGTTAACGTTGCCGGAGGTCCCCGACAAGGATACTCAGTTACAGGGGGCAGCGGCAGGGGTAACTTCTGACCCAGACCTGTCCTGGGAAACGGCAGAACTGGAGAGACTGCAGGCCGAACTGAGGCTTAGTCTGCGCACCGGCGTGTCCCTTCACATCCAAACGGCCCAGCTGGAGAAGGAGCTGAAGGGCTATGAATCCACACTGTTCTCCAAGGACCAGGATTGCTGGCAGCTGGCTTCCCAGCTGAGCACACTGCAGGTGGGGGACAGCGTGCAGGAAACGCCCAGGCTCGGGACTATGAAATGCCCGGCCCCATGCATTGTTCCACAGGCAGTGAGACTGAAACACAGCCTGTCCCCTACAGATGTTACAGACACAGACTCAGACACAGGGATCAGCTCCACACACAGTCAGgactcactgtctccttgtctggACATGATCCTGCCACCGCTGGACACTGATGTCTGA